GCTGTACCATGCCGAAATAAATGAGAACGCGCCGGAAAATACACCAGTCAATTTCATTGGCGACGCTGTACCAGAAGTTTTTGATCATGACTTGGTAAGTTGGAAAAGCTGAGGAATTGGAATTTCTTAAACAGAATCTTAATATtccacatttaattaaaaaaaaaatcaactctttaaaatagttttcttgcaaaataattaaaggatttcttataataaagtCAAACAAGTCCAAAAAGTTGAATCTTctttaaacaaagaaaaacttttcaaacatgtaataaaatagatataagaataaaattaaggctttgattaatatttaaagaatttattttaaaaaaacctttGAATTTGTTTGGTTTAATTCTTGTTGGAAAAGAATTTATCACAATGTAATACTATTGCTAGATATTGATTTGGCATTATaatccaaataaaaaaaaaaaaacacttatttatttgatacttgtatatataagaaatcttttaaatttaatgctttttgtaaacgcaataatttttttcagggtACCAATGGCACATTTCGAATATTAATCGAAGGCGACGGTGGGATATTCGATGTAACACCGTTTCGCGGGATTAATGAGGCGCCATTCTTAATACGCGTTAAGGATTCCAGTAAACTCGATTTTGAGAAAAGATCTGGTAAAACTATGTGACATTCGTTTTCttcgttataattaaattaaattattaaaattgaagttaatattaaaacattatgtgTTTATTTTGCACTGCGCGACGAAAACTCACGGATTTCATTTTTTGCAGTGGTGAACTTCACTCTCGTCGCGAAAGAAATCACGCCGGTTTCGCCGAAGTATAGCGCGGTACCGGTCACGGTCTTTATAAAGGATCAGAATGACAATTATCCCGAGTTTACGAAAGGTATCTACGAGGTGTCGATACCAGAGAATTGTGCCGAGGGGACGACCGTGGCCCGGGTGCAGGCCTTAGACGGAGACAGCGGTAACTTTGGAACGCACGGAATACGATATACAACTTTAGGCGGTAGCATTGCACATGCGTaagataacaaattattaaagtaatttttttcaatcattttATACTTGAGATTGGGTCATAATTTCGACGTAATATACAACTTCTGCGTTAACAAATCAATAAAGAGGAATTGAATAGTGTCGAGAAGGCTTTtgagtaaaaatttaacttacgtagatatagatttgaaaataattttattaaattattaaaataattgtgtagCACGTTCAAGCTTGTTGTTAAAATGTCAATGGCGTTTATAGCATCATTGAATATCATGCTTGAATGATGATGTCTTTCATTATTACTTCGATAGTTCaacaaaattagtttttagatttgtatctatatttagctaaattttttaatattccagcaaatttattcttttcgtACCAAAAGACTAATATTGATAAGAAGCtataagaagaagaagaagaagaagaaaataaaggcATATTGCAGTGAGTTTTACTTTTGTCATAGATTGGCGATGGATCCTGTTACCGGCGTGATAATAGTCAAACATTCCGGGCCGAGCTTCGATCGGGAATTAGTTGCTCGGCATTATCTCACCGTCGAGGCGCGAGACAATCTTGGAAAAGGAAATCGGAACTCCGcccaattaataattaacattgacGACGTTAACGACAACGCGcctatatttttgcaaaataaatacgaGGCGGTGCTGTTGGAGAACGAAGACCACTTCGAATCGCCTCTGATCGTCGAGGCGTCCGACAACGATTTAAACGGTCAGGCagtgtttaaataaataaaacaaaaagaatgaTAACGTAAAATCGACGAAACGTAAATCCCTGGGACTAAGGTCGTGCGATGTGTGACGCTTAAATATATGTCTGTGCAGGGACGCGAAACAGCGAGATTGTCTACACCCTGGTGTCAAGCGAGTTCTCCCGAAATTTTACCATCGATCCGAAACGTGGCGTTGTTACACCCAGTCGTCCCCTGGATTACGAGGCTTTGCCTATCAATCAGGGACACAAGGAAACGATCATACGTCAATTGAGATTGACAGTGAGAGCCAGGGATATGGGCACACCGAGTCTGACTGCTGATGTCCCTCTGATTATTTACTTGAGGGACGTTAATGATAATGCACCAGTTTTCGAAAGGGCTTCGTATAAGAGAAGTATTCCTGAGGATTTGCCAGGTGGCACGAGCGTTGTACAagtatgtaattattgtacaatattgcatagtaaaagacatcttgtatttgtgttaaagtagatcttcatttttttttcgtcctGAATTTCTAATGTTAGCGTTGGTTTAATACAATATGATTGTGTTATTTGAATATCTTGTGTTAAATTGGTTCAACGCTTCTCTtagtgttaaaataacataattacgAATAGATACGTAGATACGTATAGATATACAAGATGCGGCAAAGTTGTAAGTGCTAATTTctcaattgtataaaaaaaatgaggaaATAAGACAACGATTGATCGATAATTGGACGTTATCGCGGACAAACGGTTGAATGAAGTATTATTCGCAGGTAAAAGCTTGGGACAAGGACTTGTCGTCGCCGAACAACAAGTTAGTTTATCGCATTCAGAGCGGGGCCGGCGACAAGTTCGTAATTAGCCCCGAGACAGGCGTGATCCGGGTGGCGCCGGGCTCGAACTTGGATCCGGATCTTACATCGCCGAAAACCacaagatataatttaaacgtTATCGCTATCGACAGCGGTACGGAAATTCAACGGACGGCCGAGGTTCTTGTGAACATTACGATCCTCGATGTCAATAATAAGCCGCCCGTTTTCATCGATCCCGGGACTGTAACTATTAAGGAAAACACTCAGGTACGTGTGACGACAACTGTTTAAATTACTGCCTCTTTAAGCTAACATAATGgcagtttatatatttatctggtaatttcttaaatatatagtaaatattgttttattattatttaaaaataaaaactttaatatacacaaaataaaaacagcaaacttaaatactaattaattatttaaaatataatgaaagagataaaagtataaatataaatgtattattgctAATCTTACTAGTTAACGTTTTAAATATTGCCTTTTAAATATTGCCTATTTACTGTTAcgcatttatttatgtttatgtgACAGTTtgacaataaaacatttttaacgcTCTCACAGTTTTTATTCCAATACTACACCAAGATAAAgatattgttgatttgacaaaattttccaactaaattaaaattttgtcagttcaagaatttatgcatttaacttaaatacacaaatttcaattcaagtatttatatagttgattgaaatatataaatacttgaataaacaaaatttaatttaattggaaaatttagtcaaattaacatctttttctCGGTgtataattgacaaaaattatagtaattaagTCAACGGCAAAAATTGGGACAGTTACTTTAGAATCCTgatcgttaatttttaaattctattaataaataaatgaatttagGTCGGCGCCTATGTTCATCGTTTAGTGGCGCAGGATCCGGATGTAGCCCCGACCCTACGTTATCGCGTAGATCCCAACTCCTCGGAAGCGCGAAATGAGGAGGGTACTTTGATCAAAGTGCAAGAGTATGACTATCTAGCAGCGCTGGAACTAAATGCACTGGATGGCTTACTACGCATAGTGAGGCTGTTAGACAGGGAGAGAGTAGAAACCATCAGGCTGGGGCTTGTAGTTGAAGACTTGGCTGCAGTAAGAGGCTTGCAAACTGCATCCGGttagttttaaaagtttttacgtTTGCAGATGGCGAAGTCCTTGCTTCAAATCTGTCGCAAAAGTTTTCGAAATGTTTCTAAAACTTTTCTGCCATAAGAGTATTGACGcgcaataataaaagaaaaatatttgcagcCACGCTGAGCATAATTATCGAGGATGAGAACGACAATAATCCTAAATTCCGGAGACCGTTTTACAGACGTTCTGTTACCGAAAACAGCAAGAATGGCGTCAATATCGCGAATATTGTTGCCGACGATGCGGATAAGAATCGCAGCATCACGTATTCCTTACAAGGCCCTAAAGAGATCACCGATCTCGTGCATTTGGATCCTGAGACCGGGGAAATGGTGGTCGCTAATAAAATCGACAGAGAAATGTATTCGTGGCTAAATTTAACTGTCAAAGCCACGGATTCTGGAATTCCACCTCGGTAAGAGTTATgcgataataattaagttaatatgttatgtagatgaatttttacatattaattcttctatatatgtacattttttcattttatattatattttacactacattatatttaatttctaagataacagaaatttctatttattaatgctacaaaattaaataataattaattttctattacataTGTCAAATTGATTAAGCTGTGTCAAACTTTGTAGTTCAAGCTTGTCGGAAGTATACGTTCAAGTTTTGGATGAAAACGACAATAATCCGTATTTCGTTTCGAATATCAATAATGTGACTGTTACGGAGAATTCAAAAATTGGCACGGAAATCGCTGTTATACAGGCGGCGGATTCTGATAGCGGAGATTATGGAAAAATTACTTATCTTTTAGATAGAATGTCATCTCAGGTAGGAAACgctaattataaaacttgcggtttataatatattaacatagaagttttttataataattttatatttatttgtcacTTTATAGtgcaatattttactttattgttTATTCAAAGCAAGagcatgtaaatataataatagattaaatatcaatttatataagacatataagttattaatatactttatttttatttcaaaaacagGGGGTTTTCGCCATTAACTCAGAGACGGGATCATTGACAGTGGCTGACGTTTTAGATTGGGAGATCAGACACAGCTACGTTTTAGTCATAGAAGCGTGggataattatcaatttgGTTATACGGCGGGGGAGTCTCGAAATGCGTTTAAGCAAATTCTGTATGTTTGCAAAATTTCGAAATGCAGTTTCTCGACTGATTAATTTAacgatacatatttttataatttaattttaaacagtaTAAATTGCTTAAACAGCATTATTGTAAAACAAGGAATATTGTTTTAGAGTAACAGTCATAGACGTAAATGATAACGCTCCGAAAATGGATGTACCTCAAGATTGCATCTCGATATCTGAATTTCATGACGTACGGGACTTGATTTACGTCATAAAAGTAAAAGACGCTGATGATCCGACAACGCCGAATGGACGCGTTGTAATTAGGATCACTTCCGGCAATGAGTTAGGTACGTAATTAAGTCGTAAAAATTGTTCgcttaaatataatgtttggAATTAACGATACAATGAATGGAtgctaaatatttcaaaatttacgaagtaataaataaatattgaatataatcaattttaaatatattctaaatccAAGGGTGTAAAAAATGCCTCACTTGTACGTGCGATTCTTCgtgtaaaaataaaccaaACACTAAACGGCATGAAAACTctaatttacatgtaaatgTGTAATTAAGATAGTTTTGCTGCTATTTTTAagcgaaaaattaaattgtacataCGAGCGAAGCATTTTCCGCACGCTTAAACTTGCGTGTGATCGATGAAATTTTGGTCAACAGGTTTATTCATACTGGAACAAACTGATTATTGGACGGCAAAGATAAAAGCCGCGCGGCCGTTGAGAGGAAAATTCGGGAATTACACGTTAAGCGTCGAAGCACGCGATCTGGGAACGCCGTCCAGTAAGGATAAtggaattttgaaaatttgcgTCACGGATTACAACGATAATCCCCCTGTGTTCGTGAGCCCCCAGCACAACACCACCATCCGCGTACCAGAGGTACGTGTTTTCGGTTAATTTGCATAATGCGGTACTTCTAATGCGCACGAAACGGCGTTAATGATGCGTAACGTAACGAGAACGATTTCAGAACGTAACAATGGGAAGTCCGATTATTCGAATCGAGGCGAGAGACGCCGATACGGGATTAAACGGCGATGTGCATTATCGTTTGAAGCAGGATCTCGCGGGCCACTGGAAGACCTTCCGTATCGACGAGAAAACCGGCGTGATATCCTTGAATTTACCTCTCGATAGGGAGACTCAAAAATTATACGAGGTGTGTAAAAACGTAGTTGtgagatttaaattaaatctcatCGCCctctaattatttaattacttcatGGATCTCCGTTCGTAAATGAAATTGACGAAGTATTTCCGATATAGATACGCGTCGAGGCATACGATTTGGGTACCCCGACGCCATTGAGTTCGGATctcgatttaattatttacgtgCGAAACATCAACGATTTCGAGCCGCAATTTTCAATCGGCGTTTTTAACGTTAACTTCACGGAGGAACAACCGCCAGGCTCGGAGATGGTGTTGCTCCCTGAAACGTTCGACAAT
This genomic window from Monomorium pharaonis isolate MP-MQ-018 chromosome 8, ASM1337386v2, whole genome shotgun sequence contains:
- the LOC105836513 gene encoding cadherin-23; its protein translation is MTSDKQMRSASWLLRSCKRSRFKIELLYFIFGYLLTYCSARNNPPRFLIDGQTEIVLRLKEGPETPIGSLIYKLRGIDPDDDILTFGIRDQPGSDVIRVENFGLNEANIYLNKLLDRETRDEYALVLTLTDGRLGEGNFITQSLLLLVEDINDNVPIFRPHPTSLTLREDSRPGILTAVEATDADLGAHGQVVYYLQELDGDNNVFSISTVNGKGVIRLVGSLDYERKYLYQLRILAVDRAINEKVNTGTTAILIKVQDVEDQPPEFISMTPVARISENVRIGTPVLQVRAVDGDKGINNKVTYSITKGPRYLFDIDATSGLVFTRAQLDREAEENSEGTFILEITVKELSKINPPPSVSTEVTIILTDVNDETPTFRSMLYHAEINENAPENTPVNFIGDAVPEVFDHDLGTNGTFRILIEGDGGIFDVTPFRGINEAPFLIRVKDSSKLDFEKRSVVNFTLVAKEITPVSPKYSAVPVTVFIKDQNDNYPEFTKGIYEVSIPENCAEGTTVARVQALDGDSGNFGTHGIRYTTLGGSIAHALAMDPVTGVIIVKHSGPSFDRELVARHYLTVEARDNLGKGNRNSAQLIINIDDVNDNAPIFLQNKYEAVLLENEDHFESPLIVEASDNDLNGTRNSEIVYTLVSSEFSRNFTIDPKRGVVTPSRPLDYEALPINQGHKETIIRQLRLTVRARDMGTPSLTADVPLIIYLRDVNDNAPVFERASYKRSIPEDLPGGTSVVQVKAWDKDLSSPNNKLVYRIQSGAGDKFVISPETGVIRVAPGSNLDPDLTSPKTTRYNLNVIAIDSGTEIQRTAEVLVNITILDVNNKPPVFIDPGTVTIKENTQVGAYVHRLVAQDPDVAPTLRYRVDPNSSEARNEEGTLIKVQEYDYLAALELNALDGLLRIVRLLDRERVETIRLGLVVEDLAAVRGLQTASATLSIIIEDENDNNPKFRRPFYRRSVTENSKNGVNIANIVADDADKNRSITYSLQGPKEITDLVHLDPETGEMVVANKIDREMYSWLNLTVKATDSGIPPRSSLSEVYVQVLDENDNNPYFVSNINNVTVTENSKIGTEIAVIQAADSDSGDYGKITYLLDRMSSQGVFAINSETGSLTVADVLDWEIRHSYVLVIEAWDNYQFGYTAGESRNAFKQILVTVIDVNDNAPKMDVPQDCISISEFHDVRDLIYVIKVKDADDPTTPNGRVVIRITSGNELGLFILEQTDYWTAKIKAARPLRGKFGNYTLSVEARDLGTPSSKDNGILKICVTDYNDNPPVFVSPQHNTTIRVPENVTMGSPIIRIEARDADTGLNGDVHYRLKQDLAGHWKTFRIDEKTGVISLNLPLDRETQKLYEIRVEAYDLGTPTPLSSDLDLIIYVRNINDFEPQFSIGVFNVNFTEEQPPGSEMVLLPETFDNDDVDDLDDPPTQVCYFIVGGNDDGLFVLDIYKHELGTAKLLDREQQEEHILLIKATEDCKTVPENQMMFDETDATLLQVIVRVDDINDNAPQFIKDVFTGGVTTEADFGTQFMQLRAIDADTGDNAVLSYYQIGKIHMTLTEGFEDMQLQPFLVNKDDGTVSLNFDPQRGMKGYFDFVVLVNDTFGLQDTARVFIYLLREDQRVRFVLRQHPPEVRSRIETFREVLGNVTSAIINVDEYKVHENHDGSVDRTKTDLYLHLVNRRDNSILEVSEVLELVDRNIEKLDNLFKEFNVLDTQPAKPEPIIQYEQAGTTFWLLTLTLFLGALLILCVALCLSQRASFRRQLKAANASPFGTSDSEFIRSPGRVPNTNKHSVEGSNPIWMHAYENEWFKNDESFSHTSERDSLDENALNNEEMMNEANTNQRAEDKPYYIEPRVSTISSVESIDIQNNFNGNTPIYSGQNTVNPLGKKIETTEL